In Halanaeroarchaeum sp. HSR-CO, one DNA window encodes the following:
- a CDS encoding phosphoribosylamine--glycine ligase, producing MDPKRFLFLSLDSALIGDLAWQVAREGHDVRYYIEAESDREITDGFVPKTDDWRAAVDWADVIIFDDIWVGDEVGTGELAQELRDAGHAVVGGTPATDRLEEDRGYAMSVLEDNGVDTLDHREFTDFDTAIEYVREHPAPYVIKPLGEVQNVKRLLYVGREVDGSDVVEVLRAYKKAWGHRMKGFQLQRRVEGVEVAICGFFDGDQFVEPINFNFEHKKLFPGNIGPSTGEMGTSMFWAGRNRLFRETLGQIESWLADEGYVGSIDLNCIVNDHGIYPLEFTPRFGYPTIALQEESFESPTGAFFYDLAHGTDPALRVHEGYQVAVRIVLPPFPFDDPKTYDENSRNAAVVFERDSRDGIHLEDAKNVDGQWRAAGESGMPIIVTGMGETMQDARRQAYGRIDDIVIPNMYYRDDIGERWIDGEGDRLQAWGYLGP from the coding sequence ATGGACCCGAAACGATTTCTGTTCCTCTCGCTCGACTCGGCGCTTATCGGTGATCTGGCGTGGCAGGTAGCACGCGAGGGCCACGACGTACGGTACTACATCGAAGCCGAGTCCGACCGGGAGATAACCGATGGCTTCGTCCCGAAGACGGACGACTGGCGGGCGGCGGTCGACTGGGCGGACGTCATCATCTTCGACGACATCTGGGTAGGCGACGAGGTGGGCACGGGCGAACTGGCCCAGGAGTTGCGCGATGCTGGCCACGCGGTCGTGGGCGGCACGCCAGCGACCGATCGACTCGAAGAGGACCGTGGGTACGCTATGTCCGTCCTCGAGGACAACGGCGTAGACACCCTCGATCACCGGGAATTCACGGACTTCGACACTGCCATCGAGTACGTCCGGGAACATCCTGCTCCGTACGTCATCAAGCCCCTCGGTGAGGTTCAGAACGTCAAACGGCTCCTGTACGTCGGTCGTGAAGTGGACGGCAGCGACGTCGTCGAGGTCCTTCGCGCCTACAAGAAGGCCTGGGGCCACCGGATGAAGGGGTTTCAGTTACAGCGACGCGTGGAGGGCGTCGAGGTAGCCATCTGTGGGTTCTTCGACGGTGACCAGTTCGTCGAACCGATCAACTTCAACTTCGAGCACAAGAAGCTCTTCCCCGGCAACATCGGGCCCTCGACGGGAGAGATGGGCACGTCGATGTTCTGGGCCGGGCGGAATCGGCTGTTCAGGGAGACCCTCGGACAGATCGAATCGTGGCTCGCCGACGAGGGGTACGTGGGGAGCATCGACCTGAACTGCATCGTCAACGATCACGGCATCTATCCGCTCGAGTTCACACCACGCTTCGGCTATCCGACCATCGCGTTGCAGGAAGAATCGTTCGAGTCACCGACCGGAGCCTTCTTTTACGACCTCGCACACGGCACCGACCCGGCACTCCGGGTTCACGAGGGCTACCAGGTGGCCGTCCGGATCGTGTTGCCGCCGTTTCCCTTCGACGACCCGAAGACGTACGACGAGAACTCCCGGAACGCCGCCGTCGTCTTCGAGAGGGATTCGCGGGATGGTATCCACCTCGAGGACGCAAAGAACGTCGACGGACAGTGGCGTGCCGCGGGAGAGAGTGGGATGCCGATCATCGTCACTGGAATGGGAGAGACGATGCAGGACGCCCGCCGGCAGGCGTATGGACGCATCGACGACATCGTGATACCGAACATGTACTACCGCGACGACATCGGCGAGCGGTGGATCGATGGGGAGGGTGACCGTCTGCAAGCCTGGGGGTATCTGGGTCCATGA
- a CDS encoding histone deacetylase, with product MTLGLVYDEEYLLHEHTPTHPERKERLQYTMDQLREEGLLDDPSVARLAPEMASNEQLSRVHTDDYLERLRSMSASGAGMLSVDTHISAHTWNTAKLAAGGVVRAMDAVATGETESAFVLARPGGHHAFAGDGHGFCYLNNTAIGIRHLQAEYDVERILLWDWDAHHGDGTESIFYDDPSVLVMSTHQDGRTLFPGTGDSRDVGELAGEGYNVNVPVPPKTSDDGYRTVVEEIFEPIAEQYDPDFVFIEAGQDNHFTDPITDLGVTAQGYVDLVEHAMDAANDLAGGDIVASLAGGYGIEGGLPYTNLAVIATMLGYDTAGIREPAIYEPPSYEPDISDVVERVQRIQSAYWTF from the coding sequence GTGACGCTGGGACTGGTCTACGACGAGGAGTACCTGCTGCACGAGCACACGCCGACCCATCCCGAGCGAAAGGAGCGTCTCCAGTACACGATGGACCAGTTGCGGGAAGAGGGGCTACTCGACGACCCGTCGGTCGCGCGGCTGGCACCCGAGATGGCGTCGAACGAGCAACTCTCCCGGGTGCACACCGACGACTACCTCGAACGGCTCCGTTCGATGTCGGCCAGTGGAGCGGGGATGTTGAGCGTCGATACCCACATCTCCGCGCACACGTGGAACACCGCCAAACTCGCCGCCGGTGGCGTCGTCCGGGCGATGGACGCGGTCGCTACCGGTGAGACCGAGTCGGCGTTCGTACTGGCCCGTCCGGGTGGCCACCACGCGTTTGCCGGGGACGGGCACGGCTTCTGTTATCTCAACAACACCGCCATCGGGATCCGCCACCTCCAGGCCGAATACGACGTAGAGCGGATCCTGCTCTGGGACTGGGACGCCCATCACGGCGATGGGACGGAGTCCATCTTCTACGACGACCCGAGCGTCCTCGTGATGTCGACCCACCAGGACGGACGGACGCTGTTTCCCGGCACGGGGGACAGCCGCGACGTCGGGGAGCTCGCCGGTGAGGGATACAACGTCAACGTGCCCGTGCCACCGAAGACGAGCGACGACGGCTATCGCACCGTCGTCGAGGAGATATTCGAACCGATCGCCGAACAGTACGACCCGGACTTCGTCTTCATCGAGGCGGGCCAGGACAACCACTTCACCGACCCCATCACCGACCTGGGCGTCACCGCGCAGGGGTACGTCGATCTGGTCGAACACGCGATGGACGCGGCCAACGACCTCGCTGGCGGCGACATCGTGGCATCACTCGCTGGCGGGTACGGCATCGAAGGAGGATTGCCGTACACCAATCTGGCAGTGATCGCGACGATGCTCGGGTACGACACCGCCGGGATTCGCGAACCCGCCATCTACGAACCGCCGTCCTACGAACCGGATATCAGCGACGTCGTCGAGCGGGTACAACGCATCCAGTCGGCGTACTGGACGTTCTAA